One region of Pseudodesulfovibrio senegalensis genomic DNA includes:
- a CDS encoding PAS domain-containing sensor histidine kinase encodes MDPKKDSQRNRLMGLGDRSLSKSYYPELRQRLEELEHFRELLNTINDTILFVETDTGRISTVVGAAHSMLGCTPEELTGTVFADMLPPHIRKHADALFAGKREFTTLEAEVQPPGCNASVLVELKIRVPSEDAHGPVIIVARDIRERKQAEEEAKRHSMELETRVRQRTQALKQANQAKDEFVSFISHELRTPMTSILGFTSLIRKKLARTIFPNMHNPDEKTIRDQHKILDNLNIIMQEGNRLTTLINDTLDLSKHEAERIEYTMRTDSIVPVIEQAMNAAQGIFDAADIVLQTHIADNLPPVTADADRLVQVLLNLLSNAAKFSEAGSTVHVRAQTAGTYVLISVEDSGPGIEPDMQDAVFDKFTQANAARKGSNKGTGLGLAICRHIIAAHGGRIWVESEPGKGSTFTFSLPTARS; translated from the coding sequence GTGGATCCCAAAAAAGACAGTCAACGCAACCGGCTCATGGGTCTCGGCGACCGTTCGCTGAGCAAAAGCTATTATCCGGAGTTGCGGCAACGACTTGAGGAACTGGAGCATTTTCGTGAGCTGCTGAACACCATCAACGACACCATCCTGTTCGTTGAAACCGACACGGGACGCATCAGCACCGTGGTCGGCGCCGCCCACTCCATGCTGGGGTGCACCCCCGAAGAACTGACAGGAACCGTTTTCGCGGACATGCTACCGCCGCACATACGCAAGCACGCGGACGCGCTTTTTGCAGGGAAACGGGAGTTCACCACCCTTGAAGCCGAGGTCCAGCCGCCGGGCTGTAACGCCTCGGTTCTCGTGGAACTGAAAATCCGCGTTCCGTCCGAAGACGCACACGGTCCCGTCATCATCGTGGCCCGCGACATCCGGGAGCGCAAACAGGCGGAGGAGGAAGCCAAGCGGCACAGCATGGAGCTGGAAACGCGCGTTCGCCAACGAACGCAGGCCCTGAAACAGGCCAACCAGGCCAAGGACGAATTCGTATCCTTCATCAGCCACGAGTTGCGCACGCCCATGACGTCCATACTCGGATTCACGTCACTGATACGCAAGAAGCTGGCCCGCACCATCTTCCCGAACATGCACAACCCGGACGAAAAAACCATCCGCGACCAACACAAGATATTGGATAATCTGAACATCATCATGCAGGAAGGCAACAGGCTGACCACGCTGATCAACGACACGCTGGACCTGAGCAAGCATGAGGCCGAACGCATTGAATACACCATGCGCACCGATTCCATTGTTCCGGTAATCGAACAGGCCATGAACGCGGCACAGGGGATCTTTGACGCCGCCGACATCGTGCTGCAGACCCATATTGCGGACAATCTGCCCCCGGTTACAGCAGATGCCGACAGGCTGGTGCAGGTGTTGCTGAACCTGCTCTCCAATGCGGCCAAGTTTTCCGAAGCGGGCAGCACGGTTCATGTGCGGGCGCAAACGGCCGGAACATACGTGCTGATCAGTGTGGAAGATTCGGGACCCGGCATCGAACCGGACATGCAGGATGCGGTTTTCGACAAATTCACCCAGGCGAATGCAGCCCGAAAAGGAAGCAACAAGGGCACCGGACTGGGGCTGGCCATCTGCCGTCACATCATTGCGGCCCACGGCGGCCGCATCTGGGTGGAAAGCGAACCCGGCAAAGGCAGCACCTTCACCTTCTCCCTGCCCACGGCCCGCAGCTGA
- the hcp gene encoding hydroxylamine reductase: MFCYQCEQTAKGSGCTRIGVCGKQPDVAALQDLLVYALQGFSQVAVEARKNHVASGGEGAFTCRALFSTLTNVNFDAARFVPMLNEVVERRESLKAALAAKGVSPAWHEAARLVPAADMAALVPQGEAVGIENDPETDADIKSLKQTVIYGLKGVAAYADHAEILGQENPALYEAVEGLLADTLRTDMDLGAWVQRALDCGNANIMAMELLDAANTGTYGHPVPTEVPLGATQGKAILVSGHDLKDLDMLLQQTEGTGINIYTHGEMLPCHGYPELKKHEHFHGHYGTAWQNQLKEFAAFPGAILMTTNCIQKPAESYLGNIFTTGLVGWPGAAHITENGSGKDFSAVIEKALAMPGFAQDEDKGSVMVGFGHNAVLGVADTVIDAVKAGDIRHFFLVAGCDGARPGRNYYTEFVEKVPEDCMVLTLACGKFRFFDKKLGDIGGIPRLLDVGQCNDAYSAVKIATALAEAFDCGINDLPLSLVLSWYEQKAVAILLSLLALGVKDIRLGPSLPAFITPNVLNFLVEKYDLKPISTPDEDLKAILG; the protein is encoded by the coding sequence ATGTTTTGTTACCAGTGCGAACAGACTGCCAAGGGTTCCGGATGCACCAGGATCGGCGTGTGCGGCAAGCAGCCGGACGTGGCCGCGCTTCAGGACCTGCTCGTGTATGCGTTGCAGGGATTTTCGCAGGTGGCTGTCGAGGCCCGCAAAAACCATGTGGCTAGCGGCGGCGAAGGCGCGTTCACGTGTCGTGCACTTTTTTCGACCCTGACCAACGTGAATTTCGATGCCGCGCGTTTCGTGCCCATGCTGAACGAAGTGGTGGAGCGTCGCGAATCCCTGAAGGCCGCGCTGGCCGCCAAGGGCGTTTCTCCGGCATGGCATGAGGCCGCCAGGCTTGTGCCGGCTGCGGACATGGCCGCGCTGGTGCCGCAGGGCGAGGCCGTGGGCATTGAGAACGACCCGGAAACCGATGCGGATATCAAGTCCCTGAAGCAGACCGTCATCTACGGGCTCAAGGGCGTTGCCGCCTATGCGGACCACGCCGAGATTCTCGGACAGGAAAACCCCGCGCTGTACGAGGCCGTGGAAGGTCTGCTTGCCGACACCCTGCGCACGGACATGGACCTCGGCGCATGGGTGCAGCGCGCACTGGACTGCGGCAACGCCAACATCATGGCCATGGAACTGCTGGATGCGGCCAACACCGGGACCTACGGGCATCCCGTCCCCACCGAAGTGCCGCTGGGCGCCACGCAGGGCAAGGCCATTCTGGTATCCGGCCACGACCTCAAGGATCTGGACATGCTCCTGCAGCAGACCGAGGGCACGGGCATCAACATATACACCCACGGGGAAATGCTGCCCTGCCACGGCTACCCGGAGCTCAAGAAGCACGAACACTTTCATGGTCATTACGGCACGGCGTGGCAGAACCAGCTCAAGGAGTTTGCCGCGTTCCCCGGAGCCATTCTCATGACCACCAACTGCATCCAGAAGCCCGCCGAATCCTATCTGGGCAACATTTTCACCACCGGCCTCGTGGGCTGGCCCGGCGCGGCCCACATCACGGAGAACGGTTCGGGCAAGGACTTTTCCGCTGTCATTGAAAAGGCGCTGGCAATGCCCGGGTTCGCGCAGGACGAGGACAAGGGTTCCGTGATGGTCGGGTTCGGCCACAATGCGGTGCTGGGCGTTGCCGACACGGTCATTGATGCGGTCAAGGCCGGAGACATTCGTCACTTCTTCCTCGTGGCCGGTTGCGACGGCGCCCGGCCCGGCCGCAATTATTACACCGAGTTCGTGGAAAAGGTTCCTGAAGACTGCATGGTGCTGACGCTGGCCTGCGGCAAGTTCCGCTTTTTCGACAAGAAGCTGGGCGACATCGGCGGCATCCCGCGCCTGCTGGACGTGGGTCAGTGCAACGACGCCTACTCCGCGGTGAAGATCGCCACGGCCCTTGCCGAGGCCTTTGACTGCGGCATCAATGACCTGCCGCTGTCGCTGGTGCTTTCGTGGTACGAGCAGAAAGCCGTGGCCATTCTGCTTTCCCTGCTGGCGCTCGGAGTCAAGGACATCCGCCTCGGACCCAGCCTGCCCGCGTTCATTACGCCCAACGTGCTCAACTTCCTTGTGGAGAAGTACGATCTCAAGCCCATTTCCACCCCGGATGAGGACTTGAAAGCCATTCTGGGCTAG
- a CDS encoding SPOR domain-containing protein: MTASKEKKKYNVRVPKMPGEQKTWTFTLSLSGMITVLGSVGVALSLFFILGLLVGRGYQPEQSVPQLAAIMPSQHGAANATKAPSVLKAEELTYPETLAKAPKQVGQPEEAEPEKPKPTTTRKAKPATTAPKAEQAAPAAKPEAQTAAGQKIYDYTYQAASFRKQDMAESLRTKLAGAGLNAVLESADTAKGTWYRVLVRHRGTPDSTAAMKSTLNKFGIARPLMKRKKLVAPAQ; the protein is encoded by the coding sequence ATGACGGCCAGCAAGGAAAAAAAGAAATACAACGTGCGGGTCCCCAAAATGCCGGGGGAACAAAAGACATGGACTTTTACCCTGTCACTTTCCGGTATGATCACGGTGCTTGGCTCCGTGGGTGTGGCCCTGAGCCTGTTTTTCATTCTCGGCCTGCTCGTGGGACGCGGCTACCAGCCGGAACAGTCCGTGCCGCAGCTTGCGGCCATCATGCCCAGCCAGCACGGCGCGGCCAACGCCACCAAGGCGCCCTCCGTGCTCAAGGCCGAAGAGCTGACCTACCCGGAAACGCTGGCCAAGGCCCCCAAACAGGTGGGCCAGCCCGAAGAAGCCGAACCGGAAAAGCCCAAGCCGACCACGACAAGAAAAGCGAAACCGGCAACAACCGCTCCCAAAGCTGAACAGGCCGCTCCGGCAGCCAAACCCGAGGCGCAGACCGCCGCCGGGCAGAAAATCTACGACTACACCTATCAGGCTGCATCGTTCCGCAAGCAGGACATGGCCGAATCCCTGCGCACCAAGCTGGCCGGTGCCGGACTGAACGCGGTGCTCGAATCCGCGGACACTGCCAAGGGCACGTGGTACCGGGTGCTGGTCAGGCATCGCGGCACGCCGGATTCCACGGCTGCCATGAAGTCCACCTTGAACAAATTCGGCATTGCACGACCGCTCATGAAGCGCAAAAAACTGGTTGCCCCAGCCCAATAA
- the argS gene encoding arginine--tRNA ligase: protein MRAKLHLEEILRQIVAECGWEWPEKAVIEPPKDKQFGDMSANVAMMLAKQAKKAPRQIAEDIAEKARQDRHVESVDIAGPGFLNFTMGRDFWQETARIVAEQGADYGTLTVGKGTRVQVEYVSANPTGPLHIGHGRGAALGDSLVRILEKAGYEVEAEYYVNDAGRQMLILGQSILYRLRQIKDLNPAEPEDYYKGDYIRDIAAQVLELHPGILDGSEEDAAEICKNIGMNAILDGIREDLAAFGVRHDVWFSEKSLVTDGMVDETFSDLRKSGLGFDDDGAFWFKSTDFGDDKDRVLRKSNGDTTYFASDIAYHDNKFKRGFDVVIDIWGADHHGYIPRMQAACEAIGNKGKLHVILVNLVNLLRDGTPIAMSTRAGQFETLKDVVDEVGADAARFMFLSRKSDSGLDFDLELVKQKTMDNPVYYVQYAHARICSLMRKAQEQQAKKADPTPEALALLNTKHDFELLQLLDRYPDAVEAAARGESPHIISIYLRELASTLHRYYTNCHVLSAEAELCAARLLLLDCVAGVVANGLGLLGVGAPERM, encoded by the coding sequence GCCATGATGCTGGCCAAACAGGCCAAGAAGGCCCCGCGCCAGATCGCCGAAGACATTGCGGAAAAGGCGCGTCAGGACAGGCATGTCGAATCCGTGGACATTGCCGGGCCGGGCTTTCTGAATTTCACCATGGGCCGCGACTTCTGGCAGGAGACCGCGCGCATCGTTGCCGAGCAGGGCGCTGACTACGGCACCCTGACCGTGGGAAAGGGCACCAGAGTTCAGGTGGAATACGTTTCCGCCAACCCCACCGGGCCGCTGCACATCGGCCATGGCCGCGGCGCGGCTCTGGGCGACAGTCTGGTGCGCATTCTGGAAAAAGCCGGGTACGAGGTGGAGGCCGAATACTACGTGAACGACGCGGGGCGCCAGATGCTCATTCTGGGCCAGTCCATTCTCTATCGCCTGCGCCAGATCAAGGACCTGAACCCGGCAGAGCCCGAGGACTACTACAAGGGCGACTATATCCGCGACATCGCCGCGCAGGTTTTGGAACTGCATCCCGGCATTCTGGACGGTTCCGAAGAGGATGCCGCGGAAATCTGCAAGAATATCGGCATGAACGCCATTCTTGACGGCATCCGCGAGGACCTGGCCGCGTTCGGCGTGCGCCACGACGTGTGGTTCTCGGAAAAAAGCCTCGTGACCGACGGCATGGTGGACGAGACTTTCAGCGATCTGCGCAAATCGGGCCTCGGCTTCGATGATGACGGCGCCTTCTGGTTCAAATCCACGGATTTCGGTGACGACAAGGACCGCGTGCTGCGCAAGTCCAACGGCGACACCACCTATTTTGCCTCGGACATCGCCTACCACGACAACAAGTTCAAACGCGGCTTCGACGTGGTCATCGACATCTGGGGCGCGGACCATCACGGCTACATCCCCCGCATGCAGGCGGCCTGCGAGGCCATCGGCAACAAGGGCAAGCTGCACGTGATCCTGGTCAACCTCGTGAACCTGCTGCGCGACGGCACGCCCATCGCCATGAGCACGCGCGCCGGGCAATTCGAAACCCTCAAGGACGTTGTGGACGAAGTGGGTGCGGACGCGGCCCGGTTCATGTTCCTTTCCCGCAAGTCGGATTCCGGCCTTGATTTCGACCTTGAACTGGTCAAGCAGAAAACCATGGACAACCCGGTCTACTATGTGCAGTACGCCCATGCGCGCATCTGCTCGCTCATGCGCAAGGCGCAGGAACAACAGGCAAAAAAGGCCGACCCCACCCCAGAGGCACTGGCCCTGCTGAACACGAAACACGATTTCGAACTGCTGCAGTTGCTGGACCGCTACCCCGACGCCGTGGAAGCGGCCGCGCGCGGCGAAAGCCCGCACATCATCAGCATTTATCTGCGGGAACTTGCCTCCACCCTGCATAGATACTATACCAATTGCCACGTACTTTCCGCCGAGGCCGAACTCTGCGCCGCCCGACTGCTGCTGCTGGACTGCGTTGCCGGAGTGGTGGCCAACGGCCTGGGACTGCTCGGCGTGGGCGCTCCCGAACGAATGTAA
- a CDS encoding substrate-binding periplasmic protein, translating into MKRLLLIVLTLLLGTGSALASEQLRVLSDRDFAPYSMIQNGKPSGIDVEVFAEACKRAGVDYSLQLVEWEDLVKRLHTGQCHAAFSLFRTPEREKDVLFVDRAVMHYSDYGLFTRVGSGLAFDSWDDLRGKRIGSIGGFAMSDGFQQAAKNGIFTSRAYVDEASCVGGLLKGEIDGFVGQLDTTHYQLNRMGMTNTVVYLPKLVRSRRPAYIGFSRAALSERLEGVAARLGKALQSMYRDGTYNSIARRYLFRF; encoded by the coding sequence ATGAAACGCCTGCTGCTGATTGTCCTGACACTGTTGCTGGGTACAGGCTCCGCCCTGGCCTCCGAACAGCTCAGGGTCTTGTCCGACCGCGATTTCGCCCCGTATTCCATGATTCAGAACGGCAAGCCCTCGGGTATCGACGTGGAGGTCTTTGCCGAAGCGTGCAAGCGGGCCGGCGTGGACTATTCCCTGCAGCTTGTGGAATGGGAGGATTTGGTGAAGCGGTTGCATACGGGACAGTGTCACGCTGCGTTTTCCCTGTTCCGCACTCCGGAGCGCGAAAAGGACGTGCTTTTCGTGGACCGGGCCGTGATGCACTACAGCGACTACGGCCTGTTCACGCGCGTGGGCAGCGGGCTGGCCTTTGATTCATGGGACGACCTGCGCGGCAAGCGCATCGGCTCCATCGGCGGGTTCGCCATGAGCGACGGGTTTCAGCAGGCAGCGAAAAACGGAATTTTCACCTCCAGGGCCTATGTGGACGAGGCGTCGTGCGTGGGCGGGCTGCTCAAGGGTGAGATCGACGGTTTCGTGGGGCAGCTGGACACCACCCATTACCAGCTCAACCGTATGGGCATGACCAATACCGTGGTCTATCTGCCCAAGCTCGTGCGCAGTCGCAGGCCGGCCTATATCGGTTTTTCCCGCGCGGCATTGTCCGAGAGGCTGGAGGGTGTGGCCGCACGTCTGGGCAAGGCCTTGCAGTCCATGTACCGAGACGGAACCTACAATTCCATAGCGCGCCGGTATCTCTTTCGATTTTAG
- the ercA gene encoding alcohol dehydrogenase-like regulatory protein ErcA — MSETGASLRKFVAPEFIFGNGARMLAGQYARNLGLRHVLLVTGPHLMELPWPHDVMSSLKKAGVGYTLFSDILPNPRDHQVMAGAETFRKNGCDALVAVGGGSPMDCAKAIGIVVTNDRDVLEFEGADNVEIPGPPLICVPTTSGSAADVSQFSIISDTARKVKIAIVSKTMIPDVSMIDPETTTTKSPELTAHTGLDALTHAIEAYVSNAGSPFTDLHAHKAVQLVGQHLLRAINKPDDMEARAGMALASTHAGLAFSNAILGAVHALAHSLGGYLDLPHGQCNALLLDHVMACNFDNAADKYFEIGRLLGAETNDESSYEKRKMTTLDAVASLKRAAGVTQGLAELGVSSADFEKLAEHALLDPCMLTNPKEICANDIRAILEAAQ, encoded by the coding sequence ATGTCCGAGACAGGAGCCTCGCTCAGAAAATTCGTTGCCCCGGAGTTCATCTTCGGCAACGGTGCCCGCATGCTTGCCGGGCAATATGCCCGCAATCTGGGGCTACGCCATGTGCTGCTGGTAACCGGCCCTCACCTCATGGAGCTTCCGTGGCCCCATGACGTCATGAGCAGCCTGAAAAAAGCCGGGGTCGGCTACACGCTCTTCAGCGACATTCTGCCCAACCCCCGGGACCATCAGGTCATGGCTGGCGCGGAAACATTCCGAAAAAACGGATGCGACGCCCTTGTGGCCGTGGGCGGCGGCAGCCCCATGGACTGTGCCAAGGCCATCGGCATTGTGGTCACCAACGACCGCGACGTGCTGGAATTCGAGGGTGCGGACAACGTGGAAATCCCGGGCCCGCCCCTGATCTGCGTCCCCACCACATCGGGCTCGGCAGCGGATGTCTCCCAGTTCAGCATCATCAGCGACACCGCACGCAAGGTCAAAATCGCCATTGTCAGCAAAACCATGATTCCGGACGTTTCCATGATCGACCCGGAAACCACCACGACCAAAAGTCCCGAACTCACGGCCCACACCGGACTGGACGCGCTGACCCATGCCATCGAGGCGTACGTCTCCAATGCAGGCTCCCCCTTCACCGACCTGCATGCGCATAAAGCCGTGCAACTGGTCGGCCAACACCTGCTCCGGGCCATAAACAAGCCCGACGACATGGAGGCCCGTGCGGGCATGGCTCTGGCAAGCACCCACGCGGGGCTGGCCTTTTCCAACGCCATTCTCGGCGCTGTCCATGCCTTGGCCCATAGCCTGGGCGGCTACCTCGACCTGCCCCACGGCCAATGCAACGCCCTGCTGCTGGACCACGTCATGGCCTGCAATTTTGACAACGCCGCAGACAAGTACTTCGAAATAGGTAGGCTTCTGGGCGCTGAAACGAATGACGAATCGTCATACGAAAAGCGCAAGATGACCACGCTGGACGCGGTGGCCTCGCTCAAACGGGCTGCCGGGGTCACACAGGGGCTTGCCGAACTCGGCGTTTCCTCGGCAGACTTCGAGAAGCTGGCGGAGCACGCCCTGCTCGACCCCTGCATGCTCACCAACCCCAAAGAAATCTGTGCCAACGATATCAGGGCAATACTTGAGGCAGCGCAATAA
- a CDS encoding PAS domain S-box protein, with protein sequence MRWQKTSCFLWAALVLASVTAAAPTAARAAASPENRGRQVLLLCSYHQTLPWQEQVLRGVDSVLHPKQAGIDLMVENMDTKRVAFTPEYREQLRQVFAHKYGNKKLDLILVSDNNAFDFLRQYHDQLFPGVPVVFCGVNFFRPEDLTGYPLFTGVAEEFDALGTLKLARTLHPGVEQFYIINDYTPTGIAWAESMRRQLDGFAPSLRITYAPPLPMDKLLAQVAALPKNTVVLLGAFFRDSAGKFHDSATASRLISKASKGPVYGLLEADINNGIIGGKLISGFHQGQLMAQIGLLVLSGRPPSLIPVNTTGRTRTMFDFNQLKRFHIPLSELPQDSFITNRPRSFYSEYGNLVIGGVAFLAAQSLIIIFLMLNTAKRRQAEKHLRRAHHSLEERVQARTAELKTSESALRTVFDSTHDAIIIHLKDGTILDVNKRMLDMFKVSEKQAFNLSFARDISSPASPVHRLPTVWERVVRGEAHFFEWRMRRPMDGVEFDAEIQLTAISYKQHDAILANIRDINVRKESENRLKQTLEKLEAILENSLMGIAMTKGRHFSAINRRGAAIFGFEPEDFIGMNPATVLPGDSFESFLTVARDSLRMTGEYNAEQLFRTRDGRDIWCSMYGKAIDADNLDKGVIWAWDDITHSRQSLKELEKAREEAESANKAKSEFLAAMSHEIRTPMNAIVGMTDITLQTDLSREQRDYLGTVKDSAEHLLSIINDILDLTKIEARKLELDRVDFDLFQHLETTVKGMEVQAQQKELDLSLHIGQDVPSCVKGDPVCLRQILVNLLGNAVKFTHKGGIEVRVSASPETAPDGARVNGVRFEVSDTGIGIPEEFMESIFQSFSQSTRQYGGTGLGLAICKNLIGLMGGEIHLTSTVGKGSCFRFDAWFEPGICPLPAPRNEQSENTGTKPGSLRVLLAEDNEVNVMVASLRLEEMGHTFEVAHTGEETLSLLAEKTFDLVLMDVEMPVMDGLQATRIIRAGGKNNDIDNPDVPIIAMTAHALKEFRDKCLEAGMNAYVAKPVDFAELGTVMDRLTSITSRSPGSDPATPPQAAAQEQTEAGLPEDDDKPHVPAMQELGLSEEMFRDMLQTAHRLSHEHANTLLHALDQSDMDAARQTARTLSNVCLVIGATQARDTALHLMAACRLGSIEESRALLKTFVQDLDTHTQSITK encoded by the coding sequence ATGCGCTGGCAAAAAACATCCTGTTTCCTGTGGGCCGCCCTTGTGTTGGCGAGCGTCACGGCTGCGGCCCCCACTGCGGCCCGCGCTGCCGCGTCCCCGGAAAACCGCGGGCGGCAGGTGCTGCTGCTCTGTTCCTACCACCAGACCCTGCCCTGGCAGGAACAGGTGCTGCGCGGCGTGGACAGCGTGCTGCATCCCAAGCAGGCAGGCATCGACCTCATGGTGGAGAACATGGACACCAAACGCGTGGCCTTCACCCCGGAATACCGCGAACAGCTGCGGCAGGTCTTTGCCCACAAATACGGAAACAAGAAACTCGACCTGATCCTTGTCTCGGACAACAATGCCTTCGATTTCCTGCGCCAGTACCACGACCAGCTGTTTCCCGGCGTGCCCGTGGTCTTTTGCGGGGTCAACTTCTTCCGTCCCGAAGACCTGACAGGATATCCCCTGTTCACGGGCGTGGCCGAAGAGTTCGACGCGCTGGGCACCCTGAAACTGGCGCGCACCCTGCATCCGGGCGTGGAGCAATTCTACATCATCAACGACTACACGCCCACGGGCATCGCCTGGGCCGAAAGCATGCGCAGGCAACTGGACGGCTTTGCCCCCAGCCTGCGCATTACCTACGCGCCGCCGCTGCCCATGGACAAACTGCTCGCACAAGTTGCGGCCCTGCCCAAAAACACCGTGGTGCTGCTGGGCGCGTTCTTCCGGGACAGCGCCGGAAAATTCCATGACAGCGCAACGGCCTCGCGCCTCATCTCCAAAGCCAGCAAGGGCCCCGTATACGGGCTGCTGGAAGCGGACATCAACAACGGCATCATAGGCGGCAAACTCATCAGCGGCTTCCATCAGGGGCAACTCATGGCCCAGATCGGACTGCTCGTGCTTTCGGGCCGCCCCCCGTCCCTCATCCCGGTGAACACCACGGGCCGGACACGGACCATGTTCGATTTCAACCAACTGAAACGATTCCACATCCCCCTCTCGGAGCTGCCGCAGGACAGCTTCATCACCAACCGGCCGCGCTCGTTCTACAGCGAATACGGCAATCTGGTCATCGGCGGCGTGGCCTTTCTGGCCGCCCAGAGCCTGATCATCATATTTCTCATGCTGAACACGGCCAAACGGCGCCAGGCCGAAAAGCACCTGCGCCGCGCGCACCACTCCCTCGAAGAACGCGTACAGGCCCGCACCGCAGAACTCAAAACATCGGAAAGCGCCCTGCGCACCGTGTTCGACAGCACCCACGACGCCATCATCATCCACCTCAAGGACGGCACCATCCTCGATGTGAACAAACGCATGCTGGACATGTTCAAGGTGTCGGAAAAACAGGCATTCAACCTTTCCTTTGCCCGCGACATTTCCAGCCCGGCCAGCCCGGTGCACCGCCTGCCCACGGTCTGGGAACGGGTGGTTCGGGGCGAGGCCCACTTTTTTGAATGGCGCATGCGCCGCCCCATGGACGGCGTGGAATTCGACGCGGAAATCCAGCTCACGGCCATAAGCTACAAACAGCACGACGCCATTCTGGCCAACATCCGTGACATCAACGTGCGCAAGGAGTCGGAAAACAGGCTCAAGCAGACGCTGGAAAAACTGGAAGCCATTCTGGAAAACAGCCTCATGGGCATCGCCATGACCAAGGGGCGGCATTTTTCGGCCATCAACCGACGCGGCGCGGCCATCTTCGGCTTTGAACCCGAGGACTTCATCGGCATGAACCCGGCCACGGTGCTTCCGGGCGACAGCTTTGAATCATTCCTGACCGTGGCCCGGGATTCCCTGCGCATGACCGGCGAATACAACGCGGAGCAGCTGTTCAGGACCCGCGACGGTCGCGACATCTGGTGCTCCATGTACGGCAAGGCCATTGACGCGGACAATCTGGACAAGGGCGTGATCTGGGCCTGGGACGACATCACCCACAGCCGCCAGTCCCTGAAGGAGTTGGAAAAAGCCCGCGAAGAGGCCGAATCCGCCAACAAGGCCAAAAGCGAATTCCTGGCGGCCATGAGCCACGAAATCCGCACGCCCATGAACGCCATCGTGGGTATGACGGACATCACCCTGCAGACCGATCTCTCCCGGGAACAGCGGGACTATCTGGGCACTGTCAAGGACTCGGCCGAGCACCTGCTCTCCATCATCAACGACATCCTCGACCTGACCAAGATCGAAGCCCGCAAGCTGGAACTGGACCGCGTTGATTTCGACCTGTTCCAGCATCTGGAAACCACGGTCAAGGGCATGGAAGTACAGGCGCAGCAGAAAGAGCTCGACCTCTCGCTGCACATCGGGCAGGACGTGCCGTCCTGCGTCAAGGGCGACCCGGTCTGCCTGCGCCAGATTCTGGTGAACCTGCTGGGCAACGCGGTCAAATTCACCCACAAGGGCGGCATCGAGGTACGCGTTTCCGCATCCCCGGAAACCGCACCGGACGGGGCGCGGGTCAACGGTGTGCGTTTCGAGGTAAGCGACACGGGCATCGGCATTCCCGAAGAATTCATGGAATCCATTTTCCAGAGCTTCAGCCAGAGCACGCGCCAGTATGGCGGCACCGGGCTGGGGCTGGCCATATGCAAAAATCTGATCGGTCTCATGGGCGGGGAAATCCACCTGACCAGTACCGTGGGCAAAGGCTCCTGTTTCCGGTTCGACGCATGGTTCGAGCCGGGCATCTGCCCGCTGCCCGCACCCAGAAACGAACAAAGCGAGAACACCGGGACCAAACCCGGCTCGCTGCGGGTGCTCCTGGCCGAGGACAACGAGGTCAACGTCATGGTGGCCAGCCTGCGGCTGGAGGAAATGGGGCACACCTTCGAGGTAGCCCACACCGGGGAGGAAACCCTGTCACTGCTGGCCGAAAAGACTTTCGACCTCGTGCTCATGGATGTTGAAATGCCGGTCATGGACGGCCTGCAGGCCACCCGCATCATCCGGGCCGGAGGCAAAAACAACGACATCGACAATCCGGACGTGCCCATCATCGCCATGACCGCCCACGCGCTCAAGGAATTCAGGGACAAATGTCTGGAAGCGGGCATGAACGCCTATGTTGCGAAACCAGTGGACTTCGCGGAACTGGGCACGGTCATGGACCGGCTGACCAGCATAACGTCCCGCTCCCCGGGTTCCGACCCGGCAACACCGCCGCAGGCCGCCGCCCAAGAACAAACAGAGGCGGGGCTTCCGGAAGACGACGACAAACCGCACGTGCCTGCCATGCAGGAACTCGGACTTTCCGAAGAAATGTTCCGGGACATGCTGCAGACCGCACACCGCCTGTCGCACGAACATGCCAACACCCTGCTCCACGCTCTGGATCAATCGGACATGGACGCGGCCCGGCAAACGGCCCGAACCCTGAGCAACGTCTGTCTTGTGATCGGGGCAACCCAGGCCCGCGACACCGCGCTGCATCTCATGGCCGCCTGCCGACTGGGAAGCATTGAAGAAAGCCGCGCCCTGCTGAAAACCTTTGTTCAGGATCTCGACACGCACACTCAAAGCATCACGAAATAA